A genome region from Macrobrachium rosenbergii isolate ZJJX-2024 chromosome 42, ASM4041242v1, whole genome shotgun sequence includes the following:
- the LOC136827848 gene encoding uncharacterized protein, which yields MPQPHVASSSFAPKPPVASSSFTPQPHVVSSSYTPQPPVASSSFAPQPPVASSSFTPQPPVASSFFAHQPPVASSSFAPQPPVASTSLTPHLLLLHHPSTPQSPVASSSFTPQPPVASSSSASCCTILRSLLLLHHPSAPQPPVASSSFTPQPPVASSSSCCFHHLSPLSPPVASSSFTPQPPVASTSFTLPPPVDSSSFAPQPPVAFISLLVSSSFAPQPPVASSSFQPPVVSSSSPLSLLLLHHLHPSASCCFILQPQPPVVQSSQSPVASSSPSASCCFIILHPQPPPPVASSSFTPQPPVASSSFLLPHQPPVASSASFVSSSPQPPVASTSFMSQPPAASSSFPLSLLLFHHPFTLSLLLLHHPSPLSLLLLLIILRPQPPVASSSFTTQPPFASSSFTPQPPVASSSFTPQPPPPVASSSLTPQSPVASSSFAPQPPVASSSFTPQPPVASSSFTPPQPPFAPLLLSSSSPFTPPASSSCWCSSSFQPVFIIFLLLLHHPSPLSLLLFQHPSPLSLPAASSFAPQSPVASSSFAPQPPVASSSFTPQPPVASTSCCIISLSLLLHSSSFAPQPPVASSSFAPHPPVASSSFAPQPPVASSSFAPQPPVASTSLTLQSPVASSSFAPQPPIASSFFTPLPLVASTSFTPQPPPASPSFAPQPPIASSYITPQPSVASTSSMPQPPVASSSFTPQPPVASSSFTPHPSCCFNILHPQPPVVHHPFALSLLLLQHPQPFAPQPPPPVASSSFPPQPPVASHPSPLSLVVSSLHPQPPVASSSFPPLPPVASSSFTPQPPVASSSFAPQPPVASSSFTPQPPVSSIILTPQPPVASSSLPLSLLLLHHPLPLSLLLLHHPSSLSLLLLHHPLASFVSASCCFNILYPSLLLLHHPSCPISLLLLHHPSPLSLLLLHHPCCFQHLSPQPPVVSSSFAPQPPVASSSFAPQPPVASSSFTPQPPVASSSFAPQPLLFSLLLLHHLCPSAFHSSSFTPQPPVASSSFTLSLLLLLLHHPSPLSLLLLQHPLPQSPVGSSSFTPSASCCFIILHPSVPQPPVAPQHPSPLSLLLLHIFRPSQPPVDSSSFNPQPPVASSSFTPQPPVAIIFQPPVASSSFHPQPPVASSSFTLSLLSHPSPLFQPPTSCHPSPLSLLLLHHPSPLSLLLLQHPFPSPSLIPSTLSLYCFINCFASSFAPQPPVASHLSPSASCCFNILCPQPPVASSSFSLLLSSSSFNPQPPVASSSFTLSLLLLHHHAPSTSASCCFIILSPLFISFTLQPHHPSSLSLLLLHHPSCLSLLLFIQPPVVASSSFTPQPPVASSSFAPQPPVASSSFPPVASTSFIPQPPVVSSSFAPQPPFLHHPSSASCCFIIFHPSASCCFIILHPSASCCFNILNPQLLLLHHLSPLSLLLFHHPSPLSLLLLHHPSPLSLLLFHHPLSLQPPVASTSFTPQPPVGSSSFAPQPPVASSSFTPQPLVASTSFTPQPPAASPSFAPQPPVDSSSFAPQPPVASSSLTPQPPVGFIILHPSDLLLLHHPSSPQPPPPVASSSFTPQPPVACFIIFNASSSLILTLSLLLLHHPSPLSLLLLQHPLPLSLLLLFAPPWLITLNVVSSSFTPQPPVGSSSSALLLHHPQPPVASSSFTPSASCCFNHPSSPQPPVASSSFRPQPPPPVVSTSSFTPQPPVASSSFFTFNLLLLHHPSPSAPVASSSFTPQPPVASTSFSSSLAPQPPVVHHLSCNILHASQPPVASSSSPLSLLLLQYPSCHHHTPVASSSFTLSLLLVSSSFTPQPPVVASSSFTPQPPVASSSFIPQPPVASSSFTPHPPVAFTLILCFIIPQPPVASTSFAPQPPVASTSFMSSACPPVASSSFIHQPPVASSSFAPQPPQPPPVASSSFTSASCPPPQPPVASSSFAASLLLHQPPVVSSFQPLLLLLHHPFMPPQPPVASSSFTPQPCPVASVASSSSASCCSFASQPPVASSSFCPSASCCFIILHPQPQTPVASSSFTPQPPVASSSFMPLSLSCCFIILAPQPPPPVASSSFTLSLLLLHHPLPLSLLLLHHPSPLSLLLLQSFLHLIIFALPCCFIILQPLSLLLLHHPLPHQPPVASSSFTPQPPVFNHPSPHQPPVASSSFAPQPPVGSIILHPQPPQSLFVVSSSFTPQPPVASSSFPLSLLLLQQHPSHPQPPVVSSSFAPSASC from the exons atgcCTCAGCCTCATGTTGCTTCGTCATCTTTCGCCCCTAaacctcctgttgcttcatcatccttcacccctcagcctcatGTTGTTTCATCATCCtacacccctcagcctcctgttgcttcatcatcctttgcccctcagcctcctgttgcttcatcatccttcacccctcagcctcctgttgcttcatcattcTTCGCccatcagcctcctgttgcttcatcatcctttgcccctcagcctcctgttgcttcaacatccttaacgcctca cctcctgttgcttcatcatccttcaaccCCTCagtctcctgttgcttcatcatccttcacccctcagcctcctgttgcttcatcatcatcagcctCCTGTTGCACCATCCTTcgcagcctcctgttgcttcatcatccttcagcccctcagcctcctgttgcttcatcatccttcacccctcagcctcctgttgcttcatcatcctccTGTTGCTTTCATCATCTTTCGCCCCTCAgccctcctgttgcttcatcatccttcacccctcagcctcctgttgcttcaacatccttcacccttcct cctcctgttgattcatcatcctttgcccctcagcctcctgttgcatTCATCAGCCTCCTTGTTTCATCATctttcgcccctcagcctcctgttgcttcatcatcctttcagcctcctgttgtttcatcatcttcacccctcagcctcctgttgcttcatcatcttcacccctcagcctcctgttgcttcatcctTCAGCCCCAGCCTCCTGTGGTTCAATCATCTCagtctcctgttgcttcatcatccccctcagcctcctgttgcttcatcatccttcaccctcagcctcct cctcctgttgcttcatcatccttcacccctcagcctcctgttgcttcatcatccttcctGTTGCCccatcagcctcctgttgcttcatcagcCTCCTTTGTTTCATCatcccctcagcctcctgttgcttcaacatccttcatgtCTCAGCCTCCTGCTGCTTCATCATCTttccccctcagcctcctgttgtttcatcatcccttcaccctcagcctcctgttgcttcatcatccttcacccctcagcctcctgttgttgCTCATCATCCTTcgccctcagcctcctgttgcttcatcatccttcaccacTCAGCCTCCttttgcttcatcatccttcacccctcagcctcctgttgcttcatcatccttcacccctcagcctcct cctcctgttgcttcatcatccttaaCCCCTCagtctcctgttgcttcatcatccttcgcccctcagcctcctgttgcttcatcatcttttacccctcagcctcctgttgcttcatcatctttcACCCCACCTCAGCCTCCTTTTGCGCCCCTGTTGCTTTCATCATCATCCCCCTTCACCCCTCCAGCCTCCT CCTCTTGTTGGTGTTCATCATCCTTTCAGCCTGTCTTCATCATCtttctcctgttgcttcatcatccttcacccctcagcctcctgttgtttcaacatccttcacccctcagccttcCTGCTGCATCATCCTTCGCCCCTCagtctcctgttgcttcatcatcctttgcccctcagcctcctgttgcttcatcatccttcacccctcagcctcctgttgcttcaacatcctgtTGTATCATCagcctcagcctcctgttgcatTCTTCATctttcgcccctcagcctcctgttgcttcatcatccttcgcccctcatcctcctgttgcttcatcatccttcgcccctcagcctcctgttgcttcatcatccttcgcccctcagcctcctgttgcttcaacatccttaaCGCTTCAGTCTCCAGTTGCTTCATCATctttcgcccctcagcctcctatTGCTTCATCATTCTTCACCCCTCTGCCTCTTGTTGCTTCAACATCTTTCACGCCTCAGCCACCTCCTGCTTCACCATctttcgcccctcagcctcctatTGCTTCATCATACATCACCCCTCAGCCttctgttgcttcaacatcctccatgcctcagcctcctgttgcttcatcatccttcacccctcagcctcctgttgcttcatcatccttcacccctcatccctcctgttgcttcaacatccttcaccctcagcctcctgttgttcATCATCCTTTtgccctcagcctcctgttgcttcaacatcctcagccttttgcccctcagcctcct cctcctgttgcttcatcatccttcccccctcagcctcctgttgcttctcatccttcacccctcagccttgTTGTTTCATCCCttcaccctcagcctcctgttgcttcatcatccttccccCCTctgcctcctgttgcttcatcatccttcacccctcagcctcctgttgcttcatcatccttcgcccctcagcctcctgttgcttcatcatccttcacccctcagcctcctgtttcTTCAATCATCCtaacccctcagcctcctgttgcttcatcatctttgcccctcagcctcctgttgcttcatcatcctttgcccctcagcctcctgttgcttcatcatccttcatccctcagcctcctgttgcttcatcatcctttagCCTCATTTgtctcagcctcctgttgcttcaacatcctttaccccagcctcctgttgcttcatcatccttcatgccccatcagcctcctgttgcttcatcatccttcacccctcagcctcctgttgcttcatcatccttgtTGCTTCCAACATCTCtcacctcagcctcctgttgtttcatcatctttcgcccctcagcctcctgttgcttcatcatcctttgcccctcagcctcctgttgcttcatcatccttcacccctcagcctcctgttgcttcatcatccttcgcccctcagcctcTCCTGTTCAGCCTCCTGCTGCTTCACCATCTTTGCCCCTCAGCCTTCcattcatcatccttcacccctcagcctcctgttgcttcatcatccttcaccctcagcctcct cctcctgttgcttcatcatccttcacccctcagcctcctgttgcttcaacatcctttgcctcAGTCTCCTGTTggttcatcatccttcaccccctcagcctcctgttgcttcatcatccttcacccctcagtccctcagcctcctgttgcccctcaacatccttcacccctcagcctcctgttgcttcacaTCTTTCGCCCTTCTCAGCCTCCTGTTGATTCATCATCCTTCaaccctcagcctcctgttgcttcatcatccttcacccctcagcctcctgttgccaTCATCtttcagcctcctgttgcttcatcatcctttcaccctcagcctcctgttgcttcatcatccttcaccctcaGCCTCCTCAGCCATCCTTCACCCTTGTTTCAACCTCCAACATCTtgtcatccttcacccctcagcctcctgttgcttcatcatccttcacccctcagcctcctgttgcttcaacatccctTCCCCAGCCCTAGCCTCATCCCTTCAACCCTCAGCCTCTATTGCTTCATCAATTGTTTTGCTTCatccttcgcccctcagcctcctgttgcttcacaTCTttcaccctcagcctcctgttgcttcaacatcctttgccctcagcctcctgttgcttcatcatccttcagcctCCTGTTGTCTTCATCATCCTTTaaccctcagcctcctgttgcttcatcatccttcaccctcagcctcctgttgcttcatcatcatgCCCCTTCaacctcagcctcctgttgcttcatcatcctttcaCCCCTCTTCATCTCCTTCACCCTTCAGCCTCATCATCCTTCatccctcagcctcctgttgcttcatcatccttcatgcctcagcctcctgttgttcATTCAACCTCCTgttgttgcttcatcatccttcacccctcagcctcctgttgcttcatcatcatttgcccctcagcctcctgttgcttcatcatctttc cctcctgttgcttcaacatccttcattcctcagcctcctgttgtttcatcATCTTTCGCCCCTCAACCTCCATTCCTTCATCATCCTtcatcagcctcctgttgcttcatcatctttcacccctcagcctcctgttgcttcatcatccttcacccctcagcctcctgttgcttcaacatccttaaCCCTCagctcctgttgcttcatcatctttcacccctcagcctcctgttgtttcatcatccttcacccctcagcctcctgttgcttcatcatccttcacccctcagcctcctgttgtttcatcATCCTTTGTCccttcagcctcctgttgcttcaacatccttcacccctcagcctcctgttggttcatcatctttcgcccctcagcctcctgttgcttcatcatccttcacccctcagcctcttgttgcttcaacatccttcacgccTCAGCCTCCTGCTGCTTCACCATctttcgcccctcagcctcctgttgattcatcatcctttgcccctcagcctcctgttgcttcatcatcattaacccctcagcctcctgttggtttcATCATCCTTCATCCATCAgacctcctgttgcttcatcatccttcatcccctcagcctcct cctcctgttgcttcatcatctttcacccctcagcctcctgttgcttgtTTCATCATTTTCAATGCCTCCTCATCCCTCATCCtcaccctcagcctcctgttgcttcatcatccttcacccctcagcctcctgttgcttcaacatcctttgcccctcagcctcctgttgcttttTGCACCTCCCTGGCTCATCACCCTCAATGTtgtttcatcatccttcacccctcagcctcctgttggttcatcATCCTCAGCcttgttgcttcatcatcctcagcctcctgttgcttcatcatccttcaccccctcagcctcctgttgcttcaatcATCCTTCatcccctcagcctcctgttgcttcatcatcctttcgccctcagcctcct cctcctgttgtttcaacatcatccttcacccctcagcctcctgttgcttcatcatccttcttCACCTTCaacctcctgttgcttcatcatccttcaccctcagctcctgttgcttcatcatccttcacccctcagcctcctgttgcttcaacatccttttcatcatctttagcccctcagcctcctgttgttcATCATCTTTCGTGCAACATCCTTCACGCctctcagcctcctgttgcttcatcatcttcacccctcagcctcctgttgcttcaataTCCTTCATGCCATCATCacactcctgttgcttcatcatccttcaccctcagcctcctgttggtttcATCATCCTttacccctcagcctcctgttgttgcttcatcatccttcacccctcagcctcctgttgcttcatcatccttcatccctcagcctcctgttgcttcatcatccttcacccctcatcCTCCTGTTGCATTCACCCTCATCCTTTGTTTCATTatccctcagcctcctgttgcttcaacatcctttgcccctcagcctcctgttgcttcaacatccttcatgtCCTCAGCCTGT cctcctgttgcttcatcatccttcatccatcagcctcctgttgcttcatcatccttcgcccctcagcctccaCAGCctcctcctgttgcttcatcatccttcacctcAGCCTCCTGTCcaccccctcagcctcctgttgcttcatcatcctttgcaGCCTCCCTATTGCTTcatcagcctcctgttgtttcatcCTTTCAGCCCCT cctcctgttgcttcatcatcctttcatgccccctcagcctcctgttgcttcatcatccttcacccctcagccctGTCCTGTTGCTtctgttgcttcatcatcatcagcctcctgttgctcCTTTGCctctcagcctcctgttgcttcatcatccttttgcccctcagcctcctgttgcttcatcatccttcatccTCAGcctcagactcctgttgcttcatcatccttcacccctcagcctcctgttgcttcatcatccttcatgCCTCTCAGCCTCagctgttgcttcatcatccttgcccctcagcctcct cctcctgttgcttcatcatccttcaccctcagcctcctgttgcttcatcatcctttgcccctcagcctcctgttgcttcatcatccttcacccctcagcctcctgttgcttcaatcTTTCCTTCACCTCATCATCTTTGCCCTGCCTTGTTGTTTCATCATCCTTcagcccctcagcctcctgttgcttcatcatcctttgccccatcagcctcctgttgcttcatcatccttcacccctcagcctcctgttttCAATCATCCTTCGCCccatcagcctcctgttgcttcatcatccttcgcccctcagcctcctgttggttcaatcaTCCTTCACCCTCAGCCTCCTCAGTCTCTGTTTGTtgtttcatcatccttcacccctcagcctcctgttgcttcatcatccttccccCTCAGCCTCTTGTTGCTTCAACAACATCCTTCACatcctcagcctcctgttgtttcatcatctttcgccccatcagcctcctgttga